Proteins co-encoded in one Enterobacter sp. R4-368 genomic window:
- a CDS encoding ABC-F family ATPase: MLVTSNVTMQFGSKPLFENISVKFGGGNRYGLIGANGSGKSTFMKILGGDLEPTLGNVSLDPNERIGKLRQDQFAFEEFSVLDTVIMGHAELWEVKQERDRIYGLAEMSEEDGYKVADLEVQYGEMDGYSAEARAGELLLGVGIPVEQHYGPMSEIAPGWKLRVLLAQALFANPDILLLDEPTNNLDIDTIRWLEQVLNERDSTMIIISHDRHFLNMVCTHMADLDYGELRVYPGNYDEYMTAATQARERLLADNAKKKAQIADLQSFVSRFSANASKSRQATSRARQIDKIKLEEVKASSRQNPFIRFEQDKKLFRNALEVEALSKGFDEGPLFKNFNLLLEVGEKIAILGANGVGKSTMLKTLVGELEPDNGTVKWSENAQIGYYAQDHAEDFDNDLTVFDWMSQWKQEGDDEQAVRSILGRLLFSQDDIKKPAKVLSGGEKGRMLFGKLMMQKPNILVMDEPTNHLDMESIESLNMALEMYQGTLIFVSHDREFVSSLATRVIEITPQRVVDFSGNYEDYLRSKGIE; the protein is encoded by the coding sequence GTGTTAGTCACCAGCAACGTCACCATGCAATTCGGCAGCAAGCCGCTGTTCGAAAATATCTCCGTCAAATTTGGCGGCGGCAACCGTTACGGCCTGATCGGGGCTAACGGGAGTGGTAAATCCACCTTTATGAAAATCCTCGGCGGCGATTTAGAGCCGACGCTGGGTAACGTCTCTCTCGATCCGAATGAGCGCATCGGTAAGCTGCGCCAGGATCAGTTCGCCTTTGAAGAGTTCAGCGTGCTCGACACGGTGATCATGGGCCATGCGGAACTGTGGGAAGTGAAACAGGAACGCGACCGTATTTATGGCCTCGCGGAAATGAGCGAAGAGGACGGCTACAAAGTGGCCGACCTCGAAGTGCAGTACGGCGAAATGGACGGCTACTCGGCGGAAGCGCGTGCGGGCGAACTGCTGCTCGGCGTCGGTATTCCGGTTGAGCAGCATTACGGTCCGATGAGCGAAATCGCTCCCGGCTGGAAACTGCGTGTGTTACTGGCGCAGGCGCTATTTGCCAACCCGGACATTTTGCTGCTCGATGAACCGACCAACAACCTGGACATCGACACCATTCGCTGGCTGGAGCAGGTGCTGAACGAACGCGACAGCACCATGATCATCATTTCGCACGACCGCCACTTCCTTAACATGGTCTGTACGCACATGGCGGATCTCGATTACGGCGAGCTGCGTGTTTACCCCGGCAACTACGACGAATACATGACGGCGGCAACGCAGGCGCGTGAACGTCTGCTGGCGGATAACGCCAAGAAAAAAGCGCAGATCGCCGATCTGCAATCGTTCGTCAGCCGCTTTAGCGCGAACGCCTCTAAATCTCGCCAGGCGACGTCCCGCGCACGTCAGATCGACAAAATCAAACTGGAAGAGGTTAAGGCCTCCAGTCGTCAGAACCCGTTTATCCGCTTCGAACAGGACAAGAAATTGTTCCGTAACGCGCTGGAAGTGGAAGCACTTAGCAAAGGTTTTGATGAAGGCCCGCTGTTTAAAAACTTCAATCTGCTGCTGGAAGTGGGTGAGAAAATCGCCATTCTGGGTGCGAACGGCGTGGGTAAATCCACCATGCTGAAAACGCTGGTGGGCGAGCTTGAGCCCGATAATGGTACCGTTAAGTGGTCTGAAAACGCGCAAATCGGTTACTACGCGCAGGATCACGCCGAAGACTTTGATAACGATCTGACCGTCTTCGACTGGATGAGCCAGTGGAAACAGGAAGGCGATGACGAACAAGCGGTGCGCAGTATCCTCGGTCGTCTGCTGTTCAGCCAGGACGATATTAAGAAACCGGCGAAAGTGCTCTCCGGGGGTGAAAAAGGTCGCATGCTGTTCGGCAAGCTGATGATGCAAAAACCGAACATCCTCGTTATGGACGAACCGACCAACCACCTGGATATGGAATCCATCGAATCGCTGAACATGGCGCTGGAGATGTATCAGGGCACATTGATCTTCGTTTCCCACGACCGTGAGTTTGTTAGTTCGCTGGCAACCCGCGTGATTGAGATTACGCCGCAGCGCGTGGTGGATTTCTCCGGGAATTATGAGGATTATTTGCGCAGTAAAGGTATCGAATAA
- the ldtB gene encoding L,D-transpeptidase, translating to MNMKLTTLLAAAFAVVGFCKSASAVTYPLPTDGSRLIGQNQVVTIPEGNNQPLEYFAAEYQMGLSNMLEANPGIDAYLPKGGTVMNVPQQLILPDTVHEGIVINSAEMRLYYYPKGTNTVIVLPIGIGQLGKDTPIAWTTKVERKKAGPTWTPTAKMHAEYAAMGQPLPPVVPAGPDNPMGLYALYIGRLYAIHGTNANFGIGLRVSHGCVRLRNDDIKFLFENVPVGTRVQFIDEPVKATTEPDGSRYIEVHNPLSTTEAQFTGGEIVPIALTKAVQAVTNQSDVDSNVVDQAIQNRSGMPVRLN from the coding sequence ATGAACATGAAATTAACAACCCTTTTAGCGGCGGCGTTTGCTGTCGTGGGATTTTGCAAAAGCGCGTCTGCTGTTACATATCCGCTGCCGACTGATGGCAGTCGTTTGATCGGTCAGAACCAGGTCGTCACTATTCCGGAAGGCAATAACCAGCCGCTGGAATATTTTGCGGCTGAATATCAAATGGGTCTGTCCAACATGCTGGAAGCAAACCCAGGCATTGATGCCTACCTGCCGAAAGGCGGCACTGTGATGAATGTTCCACAGCAGCTGATCCTGCCGGATACGGTTCACGAAGGGATCGTGATCAACAGTGCGGAAATGCGCCTCTACTACTATCCGAAAGGCACCAACACGGTGATCGTGCTGCCAATCGGTATCGGCCAGTTGGGTAAAGACACCCCGATTGCCTGGACCACCAAAGTAGAACGTAAAAAAGCCGGTCCGACCTGGACGCCGACGGCGAAAATGCACGCGGAATATGCAGCGATGGGTCAACCGCTGCCGCCGGTTGTACCGGCTGGCCCGGATAACCCGATGGGTCTGTACGCGCTCTATATCGGCCGCCTGTACGCCATTCACGGCACCAACGCTAACTTCGGTATCGGCCTGCGCGTGAGCCACGGCTGTGTGCGTCTGCGCAACGACGACATCAAATTCCTGTTCGAAAACGTGCCGGTCGGTACGCGCGTACAGTTTATTGATGAGCCGGTAAAAGCGACCACCGAGCCGGATGGCAGCCGCTACATCGAAGTTCACAACCCGCTGTCCACCACCGAAGCGCAGTTCACCGGTGGTGAGATTGTGCCGATTGCGCTGACCAAAGCGGTGCAGGCAGTGACCAACCAGTCTGATGTTGATTCAAACGTGGTTGATCAGGCAATTCAGAACCGTTCCGGTATGCCGGTTCGTCTGAACTGA